tttcttattaaaaaggcagaattGTGGGAGGAGCAGCTTGCTTCACCTTATTATTACTGACAGGTATTTCAAGCATGCATATTTGTTCCAAGAACAGTTTTGTACAGGTATTTCACAAGAACACACCACTTAGAGGTGTGTCCTGAGAGCAAGAACAACAGTGCAGGGAAATACTGTCTTAAACACCACCACAGTAACACAACATGCTTGCCAGTCCAGAATGCTTTGTGATGTAGCAAGAGGTGCTCAGccctctccccttttccccccaatTCCACTACAACAGAACCACCAACTCATTTTTAACAATATGTACATCACAAATtataaatcatagaaccacagactggtttgtgttgggagggagctcaaagctcatccaatcccaacccctgccacaggtgTGGGTTATATATATCACacaaccttccactagagcaggttgctccaagcccctgtgtccaacctggccttgaacactgccagggatggggcagccacagcttctctgggcaccctgtgccagcgcctcagcaccctcacagggaacagcttctgcctcagagctcatctcaatctccctctTTCACGAgtgtaaaaagcagcagcaaggcatCAGGGCTCTGTTTGAAGCATGTGACACATACGTAACAGACAACTTTTTCCTGTAATACATACGATTTACACACTGGTGAATTTTAACTGAGTCAGCTCCCAGcaactgtcgtggtttaagcgCAGCCGATTAACTCAGaacctcttcttccccccccactccTGAAGGGATGAGAAGGAGAATGGAAAGCATGTAAATCccataggttgagataagagcagtgcAGTAACTAAGacataatacaaaaccactactgctaccaccaataataataataatgataagggaaataacaaagcgagagaatataaaactaaaagaagaaaaggaagagaaaccaataaacacaagtgatgcacactGCAAACACTCAgcacccactgactgatacccagcccgacccaagaagtgatctgggccttccgggtaactccccccagtttctataccgggcatgacatgctgtgggatggaatacccctttgtccagtttgggtcaggtcCTGTCTCTCCTGAAGCTTCCTCCCGGCTTtccgtgcccctcctcactggcagagcatgagactagaagtccttgatcggagtaaacattacttggcaacaagtaaaaacatcggtgtgttatcagcgttgttctcaggctgaagttgaaaacacagcactgcaccagcgactaggaaagagaaaaataactgctacagctgaacccggGACACAGCTAAATAATAACCATCTGCTACATGGACTCAAATTGCCTGAGGTTTGGGCTCAAAGCTTTAGCACCAAGAGACACAACCCCTAAACGGGACACTAAAAGCATTCCCCATGTCTCACGATGAGCCGTGGTACTTAAACATTTGATTTTTCGCATTTCCAACAGCCAGGCTAAAAATCACCACCGTAAATACTCAGCAAAATACAAACCTGCGGCTTTCCTGATGACTTCGGGTGAATCCATCAGGTGCAAGACCTGTAGGTAACAGTTTACAGAAGCACAAACACCGTCCCAGCCATCTGATACCATCCACTTGCTGCATTAAGGCCCTGTGCAGCTGCATTTGGCTTTGCCATGATGCCTCACGTTCAACTGCGAGAGTCATGGGGTTTTAAGCATACCTGAGATACATTTCTCATTTAGGAGCAAAGTAAAAGTTTGCAGCTTAGAAGACATGGTATTTCTAAAGCTCTTCCCTGGAAGGAAACACAAGAGCCAGTGCTCATGGTACCATCTAATCCAAGCAGCACTAGACAAAAATGAGGGGTTAGGAGGTAATTCTTCCACATTCaaggtttatttatttgtaatacAAATAGAAACGTGTGCCCAAATCTCGCCTTAAAGTAAGTTCTACCCcagattgtttaaaaaaaaaaaaaaaaccaaaaccctacaGAACATTCTTTCATCATCTGACAgttaaaaagctgcatttaacaTAAACAGAGTTTTCAGTAGCCTGTCAAAACAAGTGACATTTTACTGCCGGAGTATCTGCAACTTCTACCAAGGAGAAGTACTTTCTCAAGCAACGGCGTTATTATACAATCAGTTGCTTATCATAAAAGATCTTACGCTAggacaattttttaaaaatcagattcaATAGAGATTTTCATAATGAAAGGAGTATAAATCACAAAAATTCCTCCAGTCCAATGCAGGGAGGCACAGATTCCACTCATCCGGAAAGCCAGGCTCAAGCAGTTTCAAGGAAGACTCTCTTTGGCGACAGACTACTCCGTTAGGAAGATACAGCATTTGGAATCCAAGAGTGCAGTTTTACATACTTTGAGTCAATAAAGGTGCATGTTGATCAttgaaacaacagaagaaaaacaagttaaaagcagtttgaaatgttgggacacacagagacacaaatACCCTATCAATTTTCTAGGTATCCATGCACGATCTTTATATATGAGCAACTTAGCtacataaaaaagaaaccatgacTCTGGTTGGTTTTGTTCAATGTGCaagttcatttttcaaaagttATTCCATACTTACTGCAGTTGTGTAAATGAAGAGCTCGATATTTCAACTCCTATCAATCAGATGAATGCATCGTAGCTGAATTTAAACCTGTATTTCCTAACAGAGCATTCCATACATCTGTATGTTGATAACTGCTGTTCAAAACttcacttaaaaaatacaatacCTGTTATCAAACGTTACCATCTTCAGCATTAACTGAAAGGCATAAAGAGATGGTGAGGTATGAGAGCAAGGGACTGCTCTGTACATCCAGACTTCACCTTTAATCAACTACCACGTTCCAACTGCTCTTTCCCACCTCACTCCAAGAGGGTTTAAAGTTTGTAAAGTCACTGCCTCAGTGACACGGGCTTTCAGAGGTGCCTTTAAATAATACCcaaagctgcagctcctcagtgGAGACGTGCATTGGAAACAAAACATTCTGCACAAGTGACATTGgcattcttttcattttgtttagaaaaacaaagagataaTGAAGCAATTCTTTTAATCAAAAGAAACGACTCAAATCTCAAACATCAGCTGTTGACTACAGGAAAATGAtgtggctttcttttttccccctccccaagaTCTGCAGACTGAATCCAGAGgaacccaaacccaaaagaatagagaaaagcaatttcatgtatacatatgtattcTGCTGTCTGCAATTGATGTCATCCCAGGATAGCACCACCACGAAGCTTCTGTGTAGCCTAGTGAAACTTCACAAATTCTTCCAGAGTTCTGGGGATCTGGTTTTGGTAGCTGATGTTGTAGATCCGTACTGCTCGGGCAGCCAGGCACTTGAGACTCAGCTTCATTTGAGTTTTGAGGAGTATTTCCGACACCCCCGTTGTACTTTTATCAAGaggggttttcttctgcttattcGTCATGTCTGTATGAGCACCGGCCTCCACCAGGCTGATGATGATGGAATGCAACGTCAAGAAGTCACTGATGGGCCGGTGGTACTGGACGATGATGTGGAGAGGGCTATTCCCTTCGTTGTCCACAGCGTTCACGTCAGCACCACAATCCAGCAAGAGTTTTGTGACAAGTGCGTTGGGAAAGCTGCAGACATCATTCGTGTGGAAGTCGTCAACCGGAGTACTGGAATTGACGGCGTGATGCAGCAGGCTGGAGCCGTCCCGAGTCCTGGGGTCGAGGTGAATCAGGTTATAAATCTGTTTGTTGATCCGGGACTGATTCTCTTCGCTGCACTGGGTCTTGGTAGAGATGCAGACTAAgtaaagaaaggtaaaaatgtTGCTTTCGTAGTTGTCCATGGCTGTGTGGATGTCGGAGTCTTGGGTGGTTTTGATGCGGGACATGCCTTGTTCTATTTCCAGGACGCTGCACCTCAGAACGCTCTCGATGTCCTTGGCTTTAACGGGCTCGTTCAAGTGTATCATCTGAGAAAAGACTTGAGCAAACCTCAGGAGGTCCTTATGAGTGTTCCTGTTGCCCTTTTGCCTTAGATGCAACGCATGGAGCCATAGCTTGATACACTGTTCAAACTCCATGTTATCTGCATAAACAGCCCCACGGTAAATAATGGGGTGAGAAACATCAATATTGTCCGAGCCCAGAATTCTCTCCCGCACAATGAGACCTTCCATGTGAAGGGCATCTCTGTCCTGCCTAATAGACTCTAATTCCTGAGGAGTCCTGCATTCAGTCCTGTTTCCGTAAGCTTCGATTTGTGGAAGAACTTCTTTTTCAATGACATTCTCGCTGTCTCGGTACCTCTCCAGCATCGCTAAATATAAATAGTGGTAAGTCTTCATTATGTCATAGTTTTCTCTGTCATTTGCAAACGAGGCACCCAAAAGTTCCAGAGCTTCGATCCGGCTCCTCCGATCACAGTCagagtgagcaagcagcagctctacAACATCAGCTttgcagctctcagcagcaaCTTTGAGCGGAGTCATCCCGTGGCCGTTGACCATCATCGCCGCCTTCCACTTGACCAGCTCCCTCACTATCTCCAAGTGCCCGGCTTCGGCCGCGAAGTGCAACGCCGTGGCACCGCAGTGGGCTATGGCGTTGGGATCAGCGTGCTGCTCCAGGAGGTACCTCACCACGTCCGTGTGGCCTTTGTAAGCCGCGATCATAAGGCAAGTGTTGTCATACTTGTTGGCGATGCTGATGTTGGCGTTGTTTTCCACCAGGTACTTCACGATGTCCAACCTGCCGTCGAAACACGCGGCCCTCAGCGGAGTCGAATTGGTCACCGTCGTGTGATTCACGTTGGCGCCGTGACTCACCAGCAACTTCACTACTTCAAAGTGGCCGGCTCCTGCTGCGCACCACAGAGCTGTGGCTCCATCAATgacaaagctgaaaacacaaggACAAGAAAGAAGCAGTTACAATGATGCTCCTTCAAAAGCATCTTCTACAGATGGCCACAGGCATGTATGTACCCAGCcattaaaagatattttatagcCAGTGTTGTACTTGAAGGAATGTACCCAGACAGCCAAAGTAAAAGAATGAGAATCTTATCAACACGCAGACCTCCCAAAAGAAGCAGCGTTGGCAACCGAACATGAGACACCGGCACAGAGacgctgtggctgccccatccctggcagtgttcaaggccaggttggacacaggggcttggagcaacctgctctagtggaaggtgtccctgcccgtggcaggggttggagctggaggagctttaaggtcccttccaacacaaaccactccaCGGTTCTTACGAAGCTTCAGAGCAGCCTGGGGATTTAGCCACATTTGCACTAGTACTTCCCAGGCTGCTTTGAAGATCCCACCTGCAAGCTCCAGCCCTCAGCCTGCAGAGCACGAATAGCTACAAGAATTACCACTTCTTTGATGCCTTGTGCCAGAAACTGACACAttaaaagacagaggaaaaacttTAAATTGACTTATTgacacaaaaatacaaactctGACACAATACAGAGgctttggcagaaaaaaaggcttaagAAGTTCCTACCTCTTCACTTGTTCTCTCTCCCCGAGCTGCAGAATTGCCACCGCTTCCACTGCTCCGATAGTTCTGGTTTGAGAGACTGCACCATAAAGCAGCCCAGCAGTGTTACACAAATGGAACTCCaggaataaaatgcaatttaaaaaagcagaagttcttATAAGCTGGGCTGTATGAGGTCTGTTCTACGTCATGGCCTTGCAGACAGCTTGCTGGCGCTCGTAAATGAGGGGACAGTTTAGCAAAACATCACGTTTTCTTAGGTTGTTTTCATTCCCAAATCCAGCAATCGTGTAACTACAAAGATAAAGgctaaggtcctttccatctcCCTGATTTCTGAAGTAGCACTTAAGCATAGAAACAGGCAGCACTCACCCTGCAGCTAACACAAACACACTCAAAGCACATCCCAAATCACAGAGGGATAAATATCTTATTTCCATATGTCCAAATAGTCATGTTTCCCAAAGTTAAAATATCATAAGACAGTGACTTAATTTTAAGAGTGATTTTTATCATTCTATGATAAAGCTCTCACATAGCCCAACAGGACTAGTTGTGTCTGTGGCTGTTCATAAATCCAACCCCTCTAGACAACACTTCAGAGGCTGTGCAGGGACATCCACACCTTTATCCACAGTAAGAAGTTCCTTATTTTGCAAATGAtcacattaaaatacttttatactAAATCAGGAGGAAAATCAGGGCCTGGGATTTGTTAATGAACACGAGGTAATTTACTGGTGTGCTACAGGTGTGTATTTACAAGTCAAAAGCCTGGAGCTCAAACAaggggagctgctgtgccaccTTATCTCACGAAGAATGACAGCAACGCGGGATCACATGCCGCCTCTCTCCTCGACTCCCACTGTGCCCATTGTGCCTCAGACAACACCTCCTTTAATCTGAACCAGGCAGCGGCTCTGGCAAGCGGATCACCACCCCATCCAGGCCAGAAAATTCAGCAGCAGAGTGGGGGGACAGCCCTTCCTATCGCTTTCTGTCAAGCTTTAGCTGAGTTTGGGGCGGATCTCACCAGTTTTTCTCAACTGGTTTttgcctgtggaaaaaaagggctggaagaggaaggaaaaaaaaaacccaacaaaccacaCAGGGAAGTTGGTTCCTCCCCTTTCATGCATGTAAGGACCAAGCCAGCCTGTCCCTgggccaggcagagctgtgcaggcACAACTCCAGCTCCTCAAGTAGGAGCCCGATGAAAGATGTTCAAAAGACCAATCTACCGTCACGATTAGTCAGCCTTACGGTGGAGATGGACATATAGGCAAGGACTTGATGGgcacctggccttgaacactgccagggatggggcagccacagcttctctgggcaccctgtgccagcgcctca
Above is a genomic segment from Strigops habroptila isolate Jane chromosome 9, bStrHab1.2.pri, whole genome shotgun sequence containing:
- the FEM1B gene encoding protein fem-1 homolog B — translated: MEGLAGYVYKAASEGRVLTLAALLLNRSESDIKYLLGYVSQHGGQRSTPLIIAARNGHTKVVRLLLEHYRVQTQQTGTVRFDGFVIDGATALWCAAGAGHFEVVKLLVSHGANVNHTTVTNSTPLRAACFDGRLDIVKYLVENNANISIANKYDNTCLMIAAYKGHTDVVRYLLEQHADPNAIAHCGATALHFAAEAGHLEIVRELVKWKAAMMVNGHGMTPLKVAAESCKADVVELLLAHSDCDRRSRIEALELLGASFANDRENYDIMKTYHYLYLAMLERYRDSENVIEKEVLPQIEAYGNRTECRTPQELESIRQDRDALHMEGLIVRERILGSDNIDVSHPIIYRGAVYADNMEFEQCIKLWLHALHLRQKGNRNTHKDLLRFAQVFSQMIHLNEPVKAKDIESVLRCSVLEIEQGMSRIKTTQDSDIHTAMDNYESNIFTFLYLVCISTKTQCSEENQSRINKQIYNLIHLDPRTRDGSSLLHHAVNSSTPVDDFHTNDVCSFPNALVTKLLLDCGADVNAVDNEGNSPLHIIVQYHRPISDFLTLHSIIISLVEAGAHTDMTNKQKKTPLDKSTTGVSEILLKTQMKLSLKCLAARAVRIYNISYQNQIPRTLEEFVKFH